A single region of the Ptychodera flava strain L36383 chromosome 9, AS_Pfla_20210202, whole genome shotgun sequence genome encodes:
- the LOC139139830 gene encoding biogenesis of lysosome-related organelles complex 1 subunit 1-like, with protein sequence MLSSLLKEHQAKQAARREIQEKRRRETIAAANVFTHALVENLNSGVSQAYQNQKKLDAEAKQLQSHAAQFTKQTMQWLQLVETFNQALKEIGDVENWAKSIETDMRTISSALEYAYKDQAPRT encoded by the exons ATGTTGTCGAGTCTGCTCAAGGAACACCAGGCCAAACAGGCTGCAAGGAGAGAAATTCAAG AAAAGAGAAGAAGAGAAACAATAGCTGCGGCCAATGTATTCACCCATGCTCTTGTTGAAAATCTAAATTCTGG GGTTTCCCAGGCGTATCAAAATCAGAAGAAGCTAGATGCTGAAGCCAAGCAACTACAATCACATGCAGCACAgttcacaaaacaaacaatgcaATGGCTACAATTGGTGGAAACATTCAACCAAGCTCTTAAG GAAATTGGTGATGTAGAAAACTGGGCCAAGAGTATAGAGACTGACATGAGAACAATATCTAGTGCACTTGAATATGCTTATAAAG ATCAAGCACCAAGGACATGA